A genomic segment from Xyrauchen texanus isolate HMW12.3.18 chromosome 21, RBS_HiC_50CHRs, whole genome shotgun sequence encodes:
- the dusp8b gene encoding LOW QUALITY PROTEIN: dual specificity protein phosphatase 8 (The sequence of the model RefSeq protein was modified relative to this genomic sequence to represent the inferred CDS: deleted 1 base in 1 codon): MPVDLVISPPLWSDMHESEMRLKMRVRRIKEGRDLRGGFAAFSSCFPDLCESKQATILPISLSQPCLPVANVGPTCILPHLYLGSQRDVLSKELMAQNGITYVLNASNTCPKPDFISENHFLRIPINDSYCEKLIPWLDKTNEFIDKAKVSNCRVIVHCLAGISRSATIAIAYIMKTMGLSSDDAYRFVKDRRPSISPNFNFLGQLLEFERALQMKNDVPCDPMRLVEQHEEVEKLKKMEQQNSERTTEATEITTKPPSPTSLQKELSSLHLSTERILQNKRLKCSFSLNIKSVYSLNQNQNAFPMLLSSSDSESIPKFCRLNSFKNAKSVCQYSSMVDCPSKVSQQREKQENDSFVTLSSTTLSLNLKQANCGPITQDSICETNLKAPSFLSLPLGTSATWTKHRGSNQATTPSTPTNDCPWFLGPNLAPSGTATGSSVHFGSSPGYTAFSCNGQSGTTSPGIQRGDKTQEPRDFQNSWLEERQAVVCSVSKVDTKYKRRSCQMEFEEGINTTQSSEEFGKLGKQSNFSGSMEVIEVS; encoded by the exons ATGCCCGTTGACTTGGTGATCTCTCCTCCGCTGTGGTCAGACATGCACGAGAGCGAGATGAGGTTGAAGATGCGTGTCAGGCGCATCAAGGAAGGGCGAGATTTGAGAG GTGGCTTTGCAGCATTCTCCTCATGTTTTCCTGACCTGTGTGAAAGTAAACAAGCCACTATTCTGCCTATCAGCCTGTCCCAACCCTGCCTACCTGTGGCCAATGTCGGGCCCACCTGTATCCTGCCCCACCTGTACCTGGGCTCCCAAAGAGACGTCCTTAGTAAG GAACTGATGGCTCAGAATGGAATCACCTACGTTCTGAATGCCAGTAATACTTGTCCCAAACCTGACTTCATCAGCGAAAACCACTTTCTGCGCATTCCCATCAATGACAGCTACTGCGAGAAGTTAATTCCTTGGTTGGATAAAACCAATGAGTTCATTG ACAAAGCCAAGGTGTCAAACTGCAGAGTCATCGTCCATTGCTTGGCTGGCATATCCCGATCTGCAACCATTGCCATTGCCTATATAATGAAAACTATGGGACTGTCATCAGATGATGCCTACAG GTTTGTGAAGGATCGTCGACCATCAATATCTCCAAATTTCAACTTCTTGGGTCAGCTGCTGGAGTTCGAACGAGCCTTGCAGATGAAGAATGATGTACCGTGTGATCCCATGAGGTTAGTGGAGCAGCATGAAGAGGTGGAGAAGTTAAAAAAGATGGAGCAGCAGAATTCAGAGAGAACTACAGAAGCTACAGAGATCACCACAAAGCCTCCATCGCCTACCTCACTACAGAAGGAGCTGAGCTCCCTTCATCTCTCCACAGAGCGAATCCTTCAAAACAAAAGACTCAAGTGCTCCTTCTCTCTTAACATCAAGTCTGTGTATTCCTTGAATCAAAACCAG AATGCTTTTCCAATGCTTCTCTCGTCATCAGACTCTGAAAGCATACCCAAGTTCTGCAGACTCAACAGCTTTAAGAACGCTAAAAGTGTGTGTCAGTATTCTTCAATGGTGGACTGCCCAAGCAAAGTAAGCCAGCAAAGAGAGAAACAAGAAAATGACAGCTTTGTGACATTATCTTCCACCACTCTTTCCCTCAATCTGAAACAGGCCAATTGTGGGCCAATAACTCAGGATTCCATTTGTGAGACCAACTTGAAGGCGCCGTCTTTCCTCAGCTTGCCGCTGGGTACATCTGCTACTTGGACCAAGCACAGAGGCTCCAATCAGGCCACCACCCCTAGCACACCAACAAATGACTGCCCTTGGTTCTTAGGCCCTAATTTGGCACCATCTGGAACAGCGACAGGGAGCTCAGTGCACTTTGGCAGCAGTCCTGGATATACAGCATTCAGCTGCAATGGCCAATCTGGCACCACCAGCCCCGGCATACAAAGAGGGGATAAAACACAAGAACCCCGGGACTTTCAGAACAGCTGGCTTGAGGAAAGGCAGgcagtagtgtgtagtgtatCGAAAGTGGACACAAAGTACAAGCGGCGCAGCTGCCAAATGGAGTTTGAAGAGGGTATTAACACAACGCAAAGCAGTGAGGAATTCGGGAAACTGGGGAAGCAGTCAAATTTCTCTGGTAGCATGGAGGTCATTGAGGTATCATAA